Proteins encoded within one genomic window of Oryza brachyantha chromosome 7, ObraRS2, whole genome shotgun sequence:
- the LOC102710135 gene encoding actin-depolymerizing factor 9: MANSASGLAVNDECKFKFRELKARRGFRFIVFKIDDKAMEIKVERLGETAEGYEDFAASLPADECRYAVYDLDFVTDENCQKSKIFFFSWSPDTARTRSKMLYASSKDRFRRELDGIQCEIQATDPSEMSLDIIRARAH, from the exons ATG GCGAATTCGGCGTCAGGGCTGGCGGTGAACGACGAGTGCAAGTTCAAGTTCCGGGAGCTGAAGGCGCGGAGGGGGTTCAGGTTCATCGTGTTCAAGATCGACGACAAGGCCATGGAGATCAAGGTGGAGAGGCTCGGGGAGACCGCCGAGGGCTACGAGGActtcgccgcctccctccccgccgACGAGTGCCGCTACGCCGTCTACGACCTCGACTTCGTCACCGACGAGAACTGCCAGAAGAGCaagatcttcttcttctcctg GTCGCCTGACACGGCGAGGACAAGGAGCAAGATGCTGTACGCGAGCTCAAAGGACAGGTTCAGGAGGGAGCTGGACGGGATCCAGTGCGAGATTCAGGCCACTGACCCCAGCGAGATGAGCCTCGACATCATCAGAGCCAGAGCTCACTGA
- the LOC102718757 gene encoding E3 ubiquitin protein ligase RIN2-like, with product MAAVNSLYVAAASTAASAAALQWWAGSLVDGATDAAGGDWLGIVLGSHVTVALLANLAAHVFLVLILALKTLFFVQLTSSETRKVLEHIINYVLYKGTFLPLVVPPNSQQIILWSCWLGLLCSLKMFQSLARERLEQLNASPSATPSKYFRVYSALLLVLSADLLWIKLCVGFCKSCNSKLFWLLFFEPLSIGFETLQSIMVHGFQLFDIWQRHQMDSGADYLDFQKTYKQAAGSFSEWRGRLIRNFGFVIDLISLLMSLGHYSMIFWLRGMAFHLVDAVLLLNLRTLVASFLKRIKTYTKLRKALSSLDEALPDATSDEICAFDDECAICRGPMARAKKLSCNHLFHLACLRSWLDQGLMDGYSCPTCRRPLFLSPQGHTRSTAAEVGNVQLIAEQLNMGLNQQRVPGQEHPTEHQNPADAVWRGAGLDSSWAPPWSSPGIDNPSSSSAVTSVGLSGVQMMMRQLTSVTENYGHTDATWSLWPDPVAGSSIIPSSSSRSEGASVAGLRLRGTARTVNGSMSEVLSMVDRVREVLPHIPDELIIEDLMRTNNINATVNNLLLMQ from the exons ATGGCGGCGGTGAACAGCCTCTACGTCGCCGCGGCATCCACCGCGGCCAGCGCCGCGGCGCTGCAGTGGTGGGCGGGGTCCCTCGTCGACGGGGCGACCGACGCCGCGGGCGGGGACTGGCTCGGCATCGTGCTGGGCTCGCACGTGACCGTCGCGCTCCTCGCGAATCTGGCGGCGCACGTGTTCCTCGTCCTCATCCTCGCGCTCaag ACACTATTTTTTGTTCAATTGACCTCTTCTGAGACTAGAAAGGTGTTGGAACACATTATTAACTATGTACTTTACAAG GGAACTTTCCTCCCATTGGTCGTTCCTCCTAATTCTCAACAAATAATTCTTTGGTCATGTTGGTTGGGTCTTCTTTGTTCATTGAAG ATGTTTCAATCATTGGCTAGAGAACGCCTTGAACAGCTCAATGCTTCACCCTCTGCAACtccatcaaaatattttcgtGTATATTCTGCGCTGTTGCTGGTTCTATCTGCTGATCTACTATG GATAAAGCTTTGTGTTGGGTTCTGCAAGTCATGTAATTCTAAACTATTTTGGCTTCTGTTTTTTGAGCCACTTAGTATTGGCTTTGAGACACTGCAG TCAATCATGGTGCATGGATTTCAGTTGTTTGACATATGGCAGCGACATCAAATGGACAGTGGTGCAGATTATCTTGATTTCCAAAAAACTTATAAGCAAGCAGCAG GATCTTTTTCTGAGTGGAGAGGCAGACTTATCagaaattttggttttgtcaTTGACTTGATAAGCTTATTGATGTCACTTGGTCATTATTCAATGATCTTCTGGCTCCGTGGTATGGCGTTTCATCTGGTTGACGCTGTTCTCCTATTGAACCTGCGT ACTCTTGTAGCTTCATTTTTGAAGCGGATAAAAACATACACCAAGTTACGGAAGGCACTTAGTTCACTTGATGAAGCACTCCCAGATGCCACATCCGATGAAATCTGTGCATTCGATGATGAGTGTGCCATCTGTAGG GGACCAATGGCTCGAGCTAAAAAGTTGTCCTGCAACCATCTATTTCATCTAGCTTGCTTACGATCATG GTTGGACCAAGGATTAATGGATGGTTATTCATGTCCAACTTGCCGAAGACCTCTCTTTCTGTCACCCCAAGGTCATACAAGATCTACAGCAGCAGAGGTAGGAAACGTTCAGCTAATTGCAGAACAACTTAATATGGGGTTGAATCAGCAGAGGGTTCCTGGTCAGGAACATCCTACTGAACATCAGAATCCTGCCGATGCAGTTTGGAG AGGAGCTGGCCTTGATTCTAGCTGGGCACCACCATGGTCGAGTCCTGGGATTGACAATCCTAGTTCTTCCAGCGCCGTGACATCAGTGGGGCTTAGTGGAGTTCAGATGATGATGAGGCAGCTGACTTCTGTGACTGAAAATTATGGGCATACAGATGCCACCTGGAGTCTATGGCCTGATCCAGTTGCAGGATCCTCAATTATTCCATCCTCTTCCTCGAGGTCTGAAGGTGCTTCAGTTGCTGGCTTGCGGCTGAGAGGCACTGCAAGAACCGTGAATGGTAGTATGTCGGAGGTTCTCTCCATGGTAGATAGAGTACGAGAAGTTTTACCACATATCCCTGACGAGCTAATTATTGAG GATCTGATGAGAACGAATAATATAAATGCTACTGTAAATAATCTTCTGCTGATGCAATAA